From a region of the Candidatus Pantoea bituminis genome:
- a CDS encoding DUF485 domain-containing protein, which yields MNDALSSQDAIYQQIERNPRFHELVRKRQAFATLLSLIMLVLYVGFILLIAFAPAWLGTPLHEGTNVTRGIPIGVGLIVVSFVLTGIYVWRANGEFDRLTKQILSEVKS from the coding sequence ATGAATGACGCCCTTTCAAGTCAGGATGCAATCTATCAACAGATCGAACGTAATCCTCGCTTTCATGAGCTGGTTCGCAAGCGCCAGGCTTTCGCTACGCTGCTTTCGCTGATCATGCTGGTGCTTTACGTCGGCTTTATCTTGCTGATCGCTTTCGCCCCCGCCTGGCTCGGTACACCGCTTCATGAAGGCACTAATGTGACACGCGGTATTCCGATTGGCGTGGGTTTGATTGTGGTGTCGTTCGTGCTGACCGGCATTTATGTCTGGCGCGCCAATGGCGAATTTGATCGTCTAACTAAGCAGATCCTCAGTGAGGTAAAATCATGA